The following nucleotide sequence is from Excalfactoria chinensis isolate bCotChi1 chromosome 12, bCotChi1.hap2, whole genome shotgun sequence.
ATGGGGTTGAAGGGGTGGCTGGGATCGGCGTTGCGTGGGGTGACACCGGAGCTCATGGGGACGCCAGACTCGACGTGCTGCAGTGTGacctgggggctgctgctggcattgctgcagGACACAGCCACCTCGGCCACACGGGCACCCGGCGCAGCGTCCTCACTCAGTGTCACCCTGCGTGGCAGGTCGGGCAGGGCTGGCGGGACACCACGAGATTGGCCTCGTGTGGccactgccaccagcagctcaCATGGCTGCGTCAGGGAACTGGGTCCTGTCCCCACGGGGGTATGGGTGGCACCGCCGCTCTTACCTGCTGACTTGACAAAGGTCCCTGCAAAGAGCAGAGTGTCACTGCAGCCTGCCAGGCTGTCCCTGCAGTGCCCCGAGGGTGCCCCAGGGCTGTCCCCAAGATATCCCAGAAGCGTCCCAGACTCTGAAGCTGCCACCCCCTGTGCCCCTCCTGGGGTGGGCACCCGGGGCACCCAGGGGACCCCGTTTCCTGCCCCTCTTCTTTCGGTTCCTTTATGTGCCGCTGAACCCCAGGACTGCCTACCTGGGGCacggaggaggaggaagacGAGGAAGGTGAGGTGTCCGTACGTGCCCATGGCTTGGCAGCTGTTTGGGACAAGCCGGAGCGCGTTGCCACGGGCGTCGGGCACCACCCACGCCCGGCGTCACGCCGGTCACCGCggctcccagcccagccccggGGCGGGAGGGGGTCAGGTCACGACCCCGCTGCGGCCGCCGATCCGCGCCGCGCTCTCTGGAACCGGCAGAATTACCGGGCGGCTAATTGCAGCCCTTCATTAGCAAAGCACAGCGGCTAATAGCCGCCAATTAACAGGCGCTGGCGGagcgcgggcgggcggcgggtcTCCGCTCCCCTCCCGCTCGGAGCCCGGCGCCCGTAACGGGGCCGCCTCGCCCCGCGGGTCGTGTCCGGGCGCGCCGAGCGGGGCcccggggcggcgggcggggcggggcggtgCCGGTGCCGGTACGGGCCGGGCTCACGTTACGGCGGTCCCATTGGctgcggcgggcggggcggcgccgcggcgggaggcggcgggcaGGGCCGGGGCTGAGCCGCGCTCCGCTGCTccgcggggccgcggccgcTCCGCCACCGGCACCGGCAccgggagcggggccgggccggggatGCACAGCGCCCGTCTGGACGGCGGCCTCGGGCAGCGCCGCGCCGAGCCGGTGAGTGCCGCGGGGAGCGGGAGGACGGACGGGTCGCGGCGCGTCGGGGCCGCGGGTGACATCAGCGCGGTGACATCACGAGTGGGAGCACCGCGCGAGAGACGCGGGCGGGGGGCGCGAGGCCGGCGGGGGACGGACGGAGAGCTGTCAGCCGGCGCCCCGACCCCAGCGGCACCGGGACCCGCCGAGCCCCTCCCGCTCCGAGCCCTCCCAGCGCCCCACGGCCCCCCGCGGGACCGGACGGTGCGGGGCGGTGGCGGGGCGCCAGCTGGGACCGGGGAGAGGGCGAGGGGAGAGAGACGCGAGGACAGGGGAGAGGGGACGGGGCGCTGCCGGGCGTGCGGCTCCGCGGCGGGACGGGACGCGGAACGGGCCGCCCCGCGCGCTCGGCTTTCCGCGAGAGGAAAGCGGACGTAAGAGCCAGCTTTTGGGCTCAGACAATAGGAATTCAAGAAAGAGGAGCGGCCCGGCCGCGGGGACCGGGCTTTCCTTCCGCTGCCGCTCGGCAGCGCGCCCCGTTCCCCCGCCGCCCCTCGGCCCCGTGCGGTCGGGGCGCGTCGAACCTGGGGGAAAGCGGGTCTGACGGCACCCGGGGTCCTCGCGCGGAGCTCCCTCCCTGGGGACGTCGCCCCGTCCCGTCCCACCGCATCGGGGCGCCCCGTGGCAGCGAGGGGCCGGGGCGGGGGGGCGCGGGGCTGCTACGTGCCTCGGCCCCGTGTCACTTCCCGCAGGCACGGCCGGGCTGGGCGCCGCGCGCTCTCCGACATGCCGCCGCATGCCGGCCGGGGCTGCGGGAAAGCGGGGCCCGGGGCCGCGGGCGAGCCGGGACCTgcgccccgccgccggcccGACGCTGAGCCGCCCTTCTCCCCGCAGCGCTGCCGCCGGGAGCACATGCCCGGCACGAGGCCGGCCGAACGCgacccccgccccgcgccccgccgccccggcTCGGCCTGCAGCGAGGAGGAGCAGGGGGGCCCGGCCGCCCGCTCGCCCCCCGCCAGCGAGCGCAGCCTGGAGCGCGACTCGGGCTACTCGGAGGCCTCCGGGGGCACGTGGCGCGAGGACGAAGCGCCGGTGCTGCGGCGGCCCCCCCCGCCCTGCCTGCGGGCTCATCGCCTCTCCGCCGGCGCCCCCGCGcccgcccccgcccgccgcgcccGCCCCAAATCCACGTCGGACGCCTGCCTGGAGCAGTGGCGGGCGCTGGAACCGGCCGACGGGAGGGACTGGACGGTGTCGCTGCTGTCGCAGAGCCGCAACCGGCAGCCGCTGGTGCTGGGGGACAACTGCTTCGCCGACCTGGTGGAGAACTGGATGGACCTGCCCGAGGTGGGCGCCGAGCCCCGCCGCCGACCGCCCGCCGAGCCCTCGCGCCGCCTGGGCAAACCGCCCGCCTTCCTGCTCAGCCTCTCGGGCAACGTGCGCCGCAAGCTGGCCAGCATGGCCCGGCCCCGCGGAGCGGACGGAGCCCGGCCGGGGAGCCGCGACCCCGCCAAGCGCCTGTCGTGCCCGCTGGGGCTGGGCGGGCAGCCCAAGGGAGCCTGCTTCCACCAGTCCCACAGCAACATCGCCCAGCTGGCCACGGACTTCCACCGCTTCACCGCCCTCATGAACAGCCGCAGCCGCCAGCCCATCATCTGCAACGACGTCATCGGCTACATCTAGCTCCGCCATCCCCCCCCCCGCTGTAAATAAACCCCCGTTTTGTACGATACGGACACGGCAGCCTTTGTGGGGCGCAACGCAGGGAGCTCGTGCCACAGCTTATCCCGCGGCTTTTATTGCGTGGGGCAGGCGGTGACATCGGGGGACCCCACAGGCTCAGGGCAGGGTGCAGAGAAGTGGGGGGCAGGCGTCCTCTATCTTGTCCCCGGCACACACGtactgcagctccagctgccgCGGCTCTGCAGAGCCCTCCACGCCATCTGACAGCCTGCAGTCAGGAGAGAAACGCTGAGCTGGGCCGGACCCCGAGCCCGCTCCCCAGCCCCCATGGCCAGGGGCCGGCGGGGGTCCAGCAGGGGAAGCGCTGCCGGCGGCAGGATGTTTACCCTGCAGCTGGAGCGGAGCAGGAGCGATGTGGGGGCCCTGTAACACCAGAACCAGCTGCCTACCTCTGCGCCTGCTGCCGTGCCCGCatctcctcatcctcctccccGTCGTACAGCATGGTGCTGCCATGCAGGAGCTTGGTGACGGTCCACCCGTACTTCTCCTGCAGCCAGGCCAGCAGCTCCCGCACCGTCATCGCCTGCCCGTCCTCCCCAATAGCACGCACCTCCAGCCGGTCCCAGCAGCTCCACTCCTTCCCCCTGTACTGTGTGAGGAGCGGAGAGCATGGATGGGCTGTGGACAGGGGTTTGAGGAGAGGGGGCTCGGGGACAAGGAGCTGGGAACGGGACACAGTCACCCCCCGGCACCGCTGTCCCCAACCGTGCACAAAGCCCCATTGACgagcagcccagccccacacaaTCGCCTCTTCTTGTGCCTGTGGCCCCCGGGGTTTTGTGACCCCGAGTGCAGGATGCGGCCCCAGCACTTGGCATGGCTGTCCACCATCTGCCCcgctgcaggcagcactgtgctggccCCAGCCATGTCCCGCGGATGCTGGCAGCGGGCCGCCCTCGCCTcctgccttctgctgcctgTGCCGGGAGAGGCCTTAACCCCATCTGCACCGCCACAGCCACACGCACGCCACGTCCCCCAGGCCACGGCCTTGGTGGGATCTCAGGACCCCACGGTACCACCGGGCACCGAGCCATAGGGCAGCACTCCTGCCACATAACAGCATGAAGTGTGACGGAGCTGCACTGGGAGCCCCAGAGCAGGATGCCGGGTACAGATGGGGACCAAAGAGCACAGTGAACCAGAGCAGCATCCTCTGCTCTGACACGGTGCCAGCTGCATCCAGGGTGGCACGGCTCTCAAAGGCCGCCCCATGGCTATGGCGTAGCAGGGTTCAGTGGCAGGAGGGCCGTGGGGTGGCCGGGCAGCCCGAAGCTGAGCTACAGCCGGCGCGAAGGCGATGAAGGCACTTCCCTCCCCCTCTTCCTGCCCCCGGCCCTGGGCCCCCCGGGCCAATCTGGTTCCAATCGGCGCTTCCTGCCGCGCAGGAAGGGCTGCCTCGCACGCCATAAACCCCCAGACAAAGGGGCCTCTATCGCCCAGACGGTCCCAATCTGGGCCTGCCCCCCCCTGCCCCTGACGTGGCTTTGCTTTCCCCCCTCCGGCAGAAAGGGAGGgaccccagccctgctccccccGCAGCCGCAGGCAGCCCCGGGCCCGGTGCCAGCTGCTCGccggctgctgcagctgcttcccatCAGCCAGATGCgagtggctgctgcagccccgcACACACCGGCCGTGGGGCACGCcgtggggctgctctgtgccccagGGAGAGGGGGATCCTACCCAGTATGTGGGGGCTGGCAGGGGCTGCATGCGGAACAACAGGCACTCGGACAGGAACAGGTTGCTGTTGCGGTAGCATTGGAGGTCCCGGCATCTCCACACCAGCTTGTAAACCTCCAGGCAGGCCAGGGCAGCCACGGCCGCTGTGGTGGTGATGATGGCGGGCACAATGCGCCCAGCAATGCGCTGGCTCTGAGGACACGAGGAGGGTCAGCAGCTGCCGTGTGGGGAGGGGGACCCTCAGGGCTGGCACTCACTGTCAGCCGGTCGGCAGGCGGGATGCCGTAGTTCTCTGCACGCAGGTTGGATGCAGCCGTGATGAAGCTCAAGTGGAGGTCATCATCCTGCAGGGAAGAGTGTAGGGACATGGGCATCCCCCATGGAAGCAGTGCCACCTCCCCAAGCCCTGCAGCTGTGGTACCTTGTCATAGTTGATGGGGTCCATCGCTTCTGTGCCCCCTCCGAGCTCCTGTTTCCACTTTGCCAGCTCTTGCACGAGCTCCAGCAGCTGTCCAGGCTCTGGGGACACAGGGGCACAGGCCAAGAACCCGTTatcactgcagctcctggcCCATGCCTCTTCATTGTTTGGGGACACAGACATGCAGTAGCCCTACCCAGagcctcctccacctcctccatGCCGTCTGCAGCGGGGACGTAGTGCCTGTCCTTGGGCACGAAGGGTGGCAGCACCGTGTGGCAGAGGACGTCCTGCGTGGCCACCCGCTCACCACACGATGGCAGCCTGTAGGTGCGAGCCAGGAGGTGGGCAGCAGCCTCCACATACGCCAAGTGGGTGTCCTGCAGTAGAGAGGGgtggaggtgctgcagagcccaTTCAGGTTGTCTGTGCGGCTCCACTGTGCCCAGTGCCCAccagcagctctcccaggcCCCGTATCTCCATGCACTCACATTGCTGGGGTCGAACGTCAGCGGGTGGGGACACCTCCTGTCCCCCGACCAGAAGGGCACACCGGGACTGGTTTCCTGCCACAGGGAAAAGCAGAGTCAGGGCTGGGGATGCCCCTCCAGCAAATGGCACAAGGGGGGCTGTGCTCACGTGTGAGGGTGGCACGTCGTGCAGCAGCTGTGCGATGCTGTCGTGGTAGCGGAGCTGCCAGTGCCAGCGGGCCCAGCGCACACAGTCCCCCCAGCCCTGCGGCCTCTCCTGCAGGCTCCTCCGCACCTGCTCAGGCACCACCAGGCCCTCCCATTGTGCCGGCTCCTCGGGCAGCTCCCTGCAAAGCCAGGCACCTCCAGCACCCCGCAGTGATGCCATGCTCAGACCATAGCCGTCTGTCCCCTGACCCCAGCCCCACTCCCGAGTCTGTACTCACCTCAGGAAGCGATTCACgctctctgcaggcagctggaagaGCCCCTTGAACTCATCCCGAGCCCACTGCATTGTAGGGATGGAGCTGAATGCCGGGTTCCCGCACTGTGACCCCTCCCCATTCACCATGATGGTGACCCCCTTGTAGCAAGCAGCTGAGGCCACATCCTACAGGCAAGACGGGATGGGACACCAAAGGGCCAGGTGCAAGGATGCACAGCCATACCTGCAGCGTATGCTCGATGGCAGAGGGAAAGAAGCGCAGTGTGCACACTGGGAAGCTCCCATCCGCAGGGTCGCTGCCTGGCTGCAGCGGCTGGCTCAGGGGGGGCACCATGGCCAGCACGTTGCCCTTTGTCCCCTCTGTGCCCGTGTCCAGCAGCGGCGTGTGGGAGCGgatgcagcagctctccagGTAGGCACCTGCGGGCAGCAGGGGGGGATGCGTCCATCATGGTAGCATGGAGACAGGGCTCATCCCTGCCCCACCGAAGCACTCACGGGCCGTCAGCGTGTCCAGggcactgacagcagcatccAGCCGCTGGAAGAAGGTGTTCCCAAAGAGCTTCTCAGTGCTGGGTCCCAGCTGGGCCTGGTGGGCTGTCACCCTTATATCTGGGTTCATGAGCcgcactgcagctgcagccacctcCGCCTTCGGCTTCTGCAGGGCACAGAGCGGGGATGGCTCCTCCTgtttcccatccctgcactgcCCAGGTGTCCCCCCGGGGGGAGCTCACCCCCACGTCAGCCTGACGGAAGAGAAGCTGCCGGTGCAGGTTGGAGTGTGCGACTGTGTCCATGTCGGTGACGGTGATGtcccctcccggccccgctgccAGCCCCATCATGGCAAAGTTCTTCAGC
It contains:
- the INKA1 gene encoding PAK4-inhibitor INKA1; the encoded protein is MHSARLDGGLGQRRAEPRCRREHMPGTRPAERDPRPAPRRPGSACSEEEQGGPAARSPPASERSLERDSGYSEASGGTWREDEAPVLRRPPPPCLRAHRLSAGAPAPAPARRARPKSTSDACLEQWRALEPADGRDWTVSLLSQSRNRQPLVLGDNCFADLVENWMDLPEVGAEPRRRPPAEPSRRLGKPPAFLLSLSGNVRRKLASMARPRGADGARPGSRDPAKRLSCPLGLGGQPKGACFHQSHSNIAQLATDFHRFTALMNSRSRQPIICNDVIGYI
- the UBA7 gene encoding ubiquitin-like modifier-activating enzyme 7 isoform X2; the encoded protein is MADARYSRQLLVLGGGGRRLRETAVLVGGLRGVGAQTAAALVLAGARRVVLHEGGAARGGLQFLQGERSVSQDRAETSRQLLAALNPDVEVSVHRGELSEEFLAAFQVVVLTEYLLEEQLRIGDICHAKGVCFIVADAKGLAGQLFCDFGEHFVVHDPAEGDPLCATVQHISQGNPGIVTCTGADKNQGHRFSDGDLVTFSGVEGMVELNSSEPCPVRVLDAFRLEIGDTSTFSPYRGGGRVSEVRPCQERSYEPLSQALAMPRIQARSSTELLRSRSLHAAFRALHVFCQERGCLPKPRAPEDAEHVLELARELGSALGPLDEDVVRAFASVSAGELCPVASFIGALAAQEAMKAITGKFLPLEQWFYFDALECLAMEGAAGLTPEDCAPRGSRYDGQIAVFGADFQEQLGQQKYFVVGAGAIGCELLKNFAMMGLAAGPGGDITVTDMDTVAHSNLHRQLLFRQADVGKPKAEVAAAAVRLMNPDIRVTAHQAQLGPSTEKLFGNTFFQRLDAAVSALDTLTARAYLESCCIRSHTPLLDTGTEGTKGNVLAMVPPLSQPLQPGSDPADGSFPVCTLRFFPSAIEHTLQWARDEFKGLFQLPAESVNRFLRELPEEPAQWEGLVVPEQVRRSLQERPQGWGDCVRWARWHWQLRYHDSIAQLLHDVPPSHETSPGVPFWSGDRRCPHPLTFDPSNDTHLAYVEAAAHLLARTYRLPSCGERVATQDVLCHTVLPPFVPKDRHYVPAADGMEEVEEALEPGQLLELVQELAKWKQELGGGTEAMDPINYDKDDDLHLSFITAASNLRAENYGIPPADRLTSQRIAGRIVPAIITTTAAVAALACLEVYKLVWRCRDLQCYRNSNLFLSECLLFRMQPLPAPTYWYRGKEWSCWDRLEVRAIGEDGQAMTVRELLAWLQEKYGWTVTKLLHGSTMLYDGEEDEEMRARQQAQRLSDGVEGSAEPRQLELQYVCAGDKIEDACPPLLCTLP
- the UBA7 gene encoding ubiquitin-like modifier-activating enzyme 7 isoform X1; the encoded protein is MADARYSRQLLVLGGGGRRLRETAVLVGGLRGVGAQTAAALVLAGARRVVLHEGGAARGGLQCSGPTSAAAPQFLQGERSVSQDRAETSRQLLAALNPDVEVSVHRGELSEEFLAAFQVVVLTEYLLEEQLRIGDICHAKGVCFIVADAKGLAGQLFCDFGEHFVVHDPAEGDPLCATVQHISQGNPGIVTCTGADKNQGHRFSDGDLVTFSGVEGMVELNSSEPCPVRVLDAFRLEIGDTSTFSPYRGGGRVSEVRPCQERSYEPLSQALAMPRIQARSSTELLRSRSLHAAFRALHVFCQERGCLPKPRAPEDAEHVLELARELGSALGPLDEDVVRAFASVSAGELCPVASFIGALAAQEAMKAITGKFLPLEQWFYFDALECLAMEGAAGLTPEDCAPRGSRYDGQIAVFGADFQEQLGQQKYFVVGAGAIGCELLKNFAMMGLAAGPGGDITVTDMDTVAHSNLHRQLLFRQADVGKPKAEVAAAAVRLMNPDIRVTAHQAQLGPSTEKLFGNTFFQRLDAAVSALDTLTARAYLESCCIRSHTPLLDTGTEGTKGNVLAMVPPLSQPLQPGSDPADGSFPVCTLRFFPSAIEHTLQWARDEFKGLFQLPAESVNRFLRELPEEPAQWEGLVVPEQVRRSLQERPQGWGDCVRWARWHWQLRYHDSIAQLLHDVPPSHETSPGVPFWSGDRRCPHPLTFDPSNDTHLAYVEAAAHLLARTYRLPSCGERVATQDVLCHTVLPPFVPKDRHYVPAADGMEEVEEALEPGQLLELVQELAKWKQELGGGTEAMDPINYDKDDDLHLSFITAASNLRAENYGIPPADRLTSQRIAGRIVPAIITTTAAVAALACLEVYKLVWRCRDLQCYRNSNLFLSECLLFRMQPLPAPTYWYRGKEWSCWDRLEVRAIGEDGQAMTVRELLAWLQEKYGWTVTKLLHGSTMLYDGEEDEEMRARQQAQRLSDGVEGSAEPRQLELQYVCAGDKIEDACPPLLCTLP